GACGCATTTAGGTTTCATTTTCGTCAGAAGAACGAAAAGGTATGTTCGTCCGGAAGCCGTCGCCCGCTGGATCAGGAAGATCCGGCCAAAGCAGAAGCTTGTCGGGGTTTTCATTGAACCGACACTTGAGGAACTGGAACAGATTCTTCATTTTGTTCCACTTGACGTTATACAGCTCCATGGAAACGAAACCGTATCCCAGCTCCTGCGCATTAAAGAAGCATTCGGCCTTCCGGTTTGGAAGGTCATTCATCATCAAGAGAACGGGATGAACCAAATGGAGATTTTTCAAGGAGTTGCCGACGGGTATGTGATCGATTCTAAAGTGGATGGTCAAGCGGGCGGAACCGGCGTTCGATTCGATTGGGAAGCTGTTCCTTCCTATCAGAGCGCTGCTTATGAGCAGGGCGTTCCCTGTCTTATTGCAGGTGGAATAAGGCCGGAAAACGTGGCAGAGCTTCTTACTTACGACCCGGATGGGATCGATCTGTCCAGTGGTATCGAATCCAATGAAACAAAAGATATCGGCAAGATTCAAGCAGTCATGAAAGAGGTGGAGCGTAATGTTGCAAGTATTACCTGATATAAAAGGCCGTTTTGGTGATTTCGGAGGGAAATATGTTCCGGAAACACTGATGGGTCCCCTTCAAGAGTTGGAAGATGCATTAGATGAAGCATTGAACGATTCATCCTTCATGGAGGAGTATCACCATATATTAAAAGAATACGCCGGCAGACCTACTTCCCTTACCTTTGCAGATAAGATAACGGAACATCTCGGCGGGGCGAAAGTGTATCTGAAGCGGGAGGACCTGAATCATACCGGCGCCCACAAGTTGAACAATGCCGTCGGACAGGCCCTGTTGGCGAAGCGTATGGGCAAGAAGAAAATCATCGCCGAAACGGGTGCTGGCCAGCATGGCGTCGCCTCTGCAACGGTGGCGGCAAAGTTCGGTCTGGAGTGTAAAGTGTTCATGGGCGAAGAGGATATCCGCCGGCAGGAGCTTAACGTATTTAGAATGAAGCTGCTCGGCGCAGAAGTCATTTCCGTGTCAAGCGGAAACGGCACGCTTAAAGATGCGACGAACGAAGCTATACGATACTGGGTAGCCAACTGTGAGGACCATTTTTATTTGATCGGTTCTGTCGTGGGACCTCATCCGTATCCGAAGATGGTCCGTGATTTTCAGCGTATTATTGGGGATGAATCGAAGCGGCAATTCCTTGAGGCGGAGCCGGAGCTGCCCGACCGTATTTACGCCTGCGTAGGCGGAGGAAGCAATGCTATGGGTATGTTTTATCCTTTCTTGGAAGATGAATCGGAGTTGATCGGCGTGGAAGCGGCAGGCAAAGGGGTGGAGACACCAGAGCATGCGGCGACATTGACGAAAGGGACGCCCGGCGTCATCCATGGTTCTCTTACTTATTTGATGCAGGATGAGAATGGCCAGATTACAGAGCCGTATTCGATTTCCGCAGGACTTGATTATCCCGGAATCGGACCGGAACACGCACATCTTTTCCAAACGAAGCGTGTGCGTTACGAATCGATTACGGATCAGGAAGCATTGGATGCCTTGAAATTGTTGACGCAAACGGAAGGAATCATACCGGCTATTGAAAGTGCTCATGCACTTGCCCAGGCGTTCAAGGAAGCCGGGTCGATGAAACCGGAAGAAACGATTCTCATTAATTTGTCCGGTCGGGGCGACAAAGATATGGCGACATTGATGGAACACTTCCAGGAGGAGGTATGACATGCTTACGAAAACAGCGTTCCAAGGTAAATTGACGAAAACAGAAGACTTATTTATTCCTTTCATCGTTGCAGGTGATCCGGCCCCCCAATACACTATAGACTTTGCTCTTAGACTCCAAGCGGAAGGAGCGGACATCCTTGAACTTGGCGTCCCTTATTCGGACCCGCTTGCAGATGGTCCGACTATCCAGCGCGCCGCCAAGCGCGCTTTGAAGAGCGGTATGTCTTTGAGAAAAGCGATAGAACTGGTCCCGGCATTGCGGGACAACGGGGTGGAAATACCGGTTGTCATTTTCACCTACTACAATCCTGTTCTGCAGATTGGACATAAAGACTTCTTCGATAAGCTGGAAGCAAACGGAGTAGAAGGGGTGCTCATTCCTGACCTTCCATTTGAGGAGAGTGCAGAGGTACGGAGCATGGCTGAAGAGAGAGGCATTGAATTCATTTCCCTTGTCGCTCCGAACTCCGATCAACGGATCAAGCAGATTGCAGAGAATGCAAAAGGCTTTTTGTACTGCGTTTCTTCACTTGGAGTCACAGGAGAACGGAATGACATGTCCGGAGAAGCGCTCTCCTTCATTGAAAAAGTGAGAGAACACAGCAAGGTCCCGGTTGCGGTCGGTTTCGGCATCTCCACTAACGAGCACGTGAAACTTGTGCGTCATCATGCGGATGGAGTCATTATCGGAAGTAAAATCATCCGTTTGATCGAAGAAGAGTTGCAGCACGTAGAAGCCGGCCGTAGAGATGAAGCTCTTGATAACTTTACTAAAGGCATCCGTGACCTGGTCGAATAGTCGCTGCCGGCACAGCTGAGAGGAGTGGAGCAGAGTGATATACATGATTGACCATTATGATTCTTTCACTTATAACCTTGTGCAGTATTTAGGGGATTTGGGAGAGGAGATCATCGTCAGAAGAAACGATGAAGTATGCTTGAGTGAAATTAAAGAATGTAACCCTGATCTGATTTTCCTTTCGCCGGGACCTTGTTCTCCGGATGAAACAGGGATGACGCTGGACGTCATCGCTGCATTCAAGGACAGCATTCCTATATTCGGTGTCTGTCTCGGCCACCAGTCAATTGCTCAGGTGTTCGGGGGGAAGGTGGTTCGTGCAGACCGCTTAATGCACGGGAAATCATCCCTCATCCACCATGACGGCCGTGGTATTTATGATGGATTGAATAATCCGATGGAAGTGATGCGCTATCATTCGCTGATAGTGAAGCAGGACGGAGTGCCGGAGGATTTTGAAGTCACATCGAAGACTGCGGAAGGAGAAATCATGGGAATCCGTCATAAGGCTCTTCCTATAGAGGGCGTCCAGTTCCATCCGGAATCGATCGGCACGGCAGACGGCAGGAAGCTGCTGGAGAATCTTATTAAGCAGCGTGCGAAAGCATTATTATCATAAGAAAAGCCTCCCATTGACCGGGAGGCTTTTTCTTATGAGGTTCAATCGACTTTGAATCGTTTTATTTGATCGTTCAGTACATTCGATAGCTCTGCTAAGTCTTCGGCGCTGTTCGATACTTCTTCCACAGAACTGTTGGACTGCTGGGCCGCTGCGGTGACCTGTTCGACACCGGCGGCGGATTCTTCCGAAACAGAAGCCACTTCTTCAATCGATGTATTCATTTCATAACTGTCTTCCGAGATCTTTTGGAGCTTTGCAGAAATTTCCCGTGTGCGCGCCACCATATCTGTGACAGAATGCTGAATTTTATCAAAGGTTTCCCCGGTTTGTTTCATCAGGGTGGTACCTTGATCGACCTCTTTGTATCCATTCTGAAGAGTAGCGGCCACCTCCCCGGATTCCGTTTGGATCGTATCGACAATTGATGTGATATCTTCGACAGAATGAGAGACCTGCTCGGCGAGCTTGCGGACTTCATCAGCAACGACGGCGAATCCTTTCCCATGCTCCCCTGCTCTTGCTGCTTCAATAGCTGCATTCAGAGAAAGGAGGTTCGTCTGGTTGGCGATATCCTGAATGACTTGGACAAGTTTTGAAATCTGCTGGGATTGACTGTCTAAGCCCCGAACCTTATCAACAGATTCTTTGACGATGCGGTCTATTGTCTGCATTTGATCGACAGAATGACGCATCATGTCACTGCCTTCGTTCGTCATGCGAAGAACTGATCCAGAGGACTCCGAGATTCCCTTGCCATTCTCATAAGCCTCCCGTATTTCCGTGGTGAAAGCTTCCATCATTTCTGATAGTTTGGAAGAACTGTGGGCCTGTGATTCCGCGCCTGCTGACAGCTGTTCCATCGTAGATGCAATCTGCTCACTACCTTCCTGTACTTCGTTTGCAGAAAGCCTCAAACCGGAACTTTGTGTGCGGACAGATTCTACCGCACCTTGAAGTTGGAGGATGATTTGTCTGATTCCTTCTTTCATTTCATGAGTGGATCCCGCCAATTGACCGATCTCATCCTCTCGATTCTGTCGAAGATCAATGGTGAGGTTGCCCTCTTCTACTTCCTTCATTTGTGACTGCAGTCGGACAATCGGCTTGCGGATTCTTCTTGTAATCAATGTAGCGGCTATGATCGACAACAATAAAATGATCAGGACTGTAATGGCAATCGGAATAATGATGGCGGCACTTTGCTGTTCGAGATCCGCTTTATCGACCGTTCCGATTATGATCCATCCGGTTATATCATTCTTTGAGTAGCCGAGTGTCTTATCTTTTCCTTCATATTCATAAGAAATAACGCCTGACTGTTTGTTTTGATTCATAATAGAAGTATAAAAGCTGTTTTCTGTAATATCCGTTCCGACAAGGTCTTCCTGCGGGTGGGAGATGAATATGCCGTTTTC
This sequence is a window from Bacillus sp. SB49. Protein-coding genes within it:
- a CDS encoding phosphoribosylanthranilate isomerase; the encoded protein is MKEPIVKLCGNRSLSDVAKTTSSEATHLGFIFVRRTKRYVRPEAVARWIRKIRPKQKLVGVFIEPTLEELEQILHFVPLDVIQLHGNETVSQLLRIKEAFGLPVWKVIHHQENGMNQMEIFQGVADGYVIDSKVDGQAGGTGVRFDWEAVPSYQSAAYEQGVPCLIAGGIRPENVAELLTYDPDGIDLSSGIESNETKDIGKIQAVMKEVERNVASIT
- the trpB gene encoding tryptophan synthase subunit beta, with the translated sequence MLQVLPDIKGRFGDFGGKYVPETLMGPLQELEDALDEALNDSSFMEEYHHILKEYAGRPTSLTFADKITEHLGGAKVYLKREDLNHTGAHKLNNAVGQALLAKRMGKKKIIAETGAGQHGVASATVAAKFGLECKVFMGEEDIRRQELNVFRMKLLGAEVISVSSGNGTLKDATNEAIRYWVANCEDHFYLIGSVVGPHPYPKMVRDFQRIIGDESKRQFLEAEPELPDRIYACVGGGSNAMGMFYPFLEDESELIGVEAAGKGVETPEHAATLTKGTPGVIHGSLTYLMQDENGQITEPYSISAGLDYPGIGPEHAHLFQTKRVRYESITDQEALDALKLLTQTEGIIPAIESAHALAQAFKEAGSMKPEETILINLSGRGDKDMATLMEHFQEEV
- the trpA gene encoding tryptophan synthase subunit alpha codes for the protein MLTKTAFQGKLTKTEDLFIPFIVAGDPAPQYTIDFALRLQAEGADILELGVPYSDPLADGPTIQRAAKRALKSGMSLRKAIELVPALRDNGVEIPVVIFTYYNPVLQIGHKDFFDKLEANGVEGVLIPDLPFEESAEVRSMAEERGIEFISLVAPNSDQRIKQIAENAKGFLYCVSSLGVTGERNDMSGEALSFIEKVREHSKVPVAVGFGISTNEHVKLVRHHADGVIIGSKIIRLIEEELQHVEAGRRDEALDNFTKGIRDLVE
- a CDS encoding anthranilate synthase component II — translated: MIYMIDHYDSFTYNLVQYLGDLGEEIIVRRNDEVCLSEIKECNPDLIFLSPGPCSPDETGMTLDVIAAFKDSIPIFGVCLGHQSIAQVFGGKVVRADRLMHGKSSLIHHDGRGIYDGLNNPMEVMRYHSLIVKQDGVPEDFEVTSKTAEGEIMGIRHKALPIEGVQFHPESIGTADGRKLLENLIKQRAKALLS
- a CDS encoding methyl-accepting chemotaxis protein; this encodes MKKKEKSKKKQRPSIFTKTIQRQILIPFLTLIVIAGIVVGIASYSFSVDNTTAELTDNVEEQMKTLSQSFDIFLEAQEDTINYYSGQEEFLNIESDPDAVIEELNDIRASNDIVQNAYVGMESEGTTVSDDELKLPDDFDARTRPWYQDAVDNAGSLVWTEPYLDVNTEETIMSVAKAVQNGDELVGVFSIDINMSSLLRLIDGVKIADSGYAAIFAENGIFISHPQEDLVGTDITENSFYTSIMNQNKQSGVISYEYEGKDKTLGYSKNDITGWIIIGTVDKADLEQQSAAIIIPIAITVLIILLLSIIAATLITRRIRKPIVRLQSQMKEVEEGNLTIDLRQNREDEIGQLAGSTHEMKEGIRQIILQLQGAVESVRTQSSGLRLSANEVQEGSEQIASTMEQLSAGAESQAHSSSKLSEMMEAFTTEIREAYENGKGISESSGSVLRMTNEGSDMMRHSVDQMQTIDRIVKESVDKVRGLDSQSQQISKLVQVIQDIANQTNLLSLNAAIEAARAGEHGKGFAVVADEVRKLAEQVSHSVEDITSIVDTIQTESGEVAATLQNGYKEVDQGTTLMKQTGETFDKIQHSVTDMVARTREISAKLQKISEDSYEMNTSIEEVASVSEESAAGVEQVTAAAQQSNSSVEEVSNSAEDLAELSNVLNDQIKRFKVD